One region of Microbacterium sufflavum genomic DNA includes:
- a CDS encoding helix-turn-helix transcriptional regulator has product MDRDALADFLLRRREALTPADVGLPAGARRRTAGLRREEVAQLATMSTDYYARLEQRRGPQPSVQILGSLARALRLTEDERDYLFRLSGHSAPDRVTATDYVRPGILRVLDRLHDTPAFVVSVLDEVLVQNDASRALIGDAGSLTGMDRSGIYRWFASPETERLRYREVDHVRQSRSLVATLRAAHAVPGARSRACEMVTALSAMSDEFVRLWEAHEVSRRFEQHKVMVHPELGEIEVDCQALFTEDESQALIVLTAPRGSEAAGKLEFLRVLGTQTV; this is encoded by the coding sequence ATGGATCGTGATGCGCTGGCCGACTTCCTGCTGCGCCGCCGGGAGGCGTTGACGCCCGCCGACGTGGGGCTGCCCGCGGGAGCGCGCCGCCGAACCGCCGGTCTGCGGCGCGAGGAGGTGGCCCAGCTGGCCACGATGTCGACGGACTACTACGCACGCCTGGAGCAGCGGAGGGGACCACAGCCGAGCGTGCAGATCCTCGGCTCGCTCGCCAGGGCGCTGCGGCTGACCGAGGACGAGCGCGACTACCTGTTCCGGTTGAGCGGCCACAGCGCCCCGGATCGCGTCACGGCGACCGACTACGTGCGGCCGGGGATCCTCCGGGTGCTGGACCGGCTGCACGACACGCCGGCGTTCGTGGTGTCGGTGCTCGACGAGGTGCTCGTGCAGAACGACGCCTCCCGGGCGCTGATCGGCGATGCGGGAAGCCTGACCGGGATGGATCGCAGCGGGATCTACCGCTGGTTCGCCTCCCCGGAGACGGAGCGCCTCCGCTATCGGGAGGTCGATCACGTGCGGCAGTCGCGGTCTCTCGTGGCGACGCTCAGGGCCGCGCACGCGGTCCCCGGTGCGCGCTCCCGCGCCTGCGAGATGGTCACGGCCCTCTCGGCCATGAGCGACGAGTTCGTGCGGTTGTGGGAGGCGCACGAGGTGAGCCGTCGCTTCGAGCAGCACAAGGTGATGGTGCACCCGGAGCTCGGCGAGATCGAGGTCGACTGCCAGGCGCTGTTCACGGAGGACGAGTCGCAGGCGCTGATCGTGCTGACCGCGCCGCGGGGGAGCGAGGCGGCCGGCAAGCTGGAGTTCCTGCGGGTGCTGGGGACGCAGACCGTCTGA
- a CDS encoding SDR family oxidoreductase gives MDITGNTIFIPGATSGIGLALALRLHERGNTVIVGGRRADRLTAIADAHPGIHTVQIDAADADSIQAAARTVLAEHPALNVLVTMAGIMRAEDWRSPDGFLATAEEIVTTNVLGPIRLIAAFVEHLRTQPAATIMTVTSGLAFVPLKATPTYNASKAAIHMLSESLRLQFAGTSISVVELEPPAVRTALMPGQEQDESAMPLDEFADEVMALIETDPEAPEVQVERVKFLRHAEARGDYARVVAALNSTDRHAR, from the coding sequence ATGGACATCACCGGAAACACCATCTTCATCCCCGGCGCGACCAGCGGCATCGGCCTCGCGCTGGCCCTCCGACTCCACGAACGCGGGAACACCGTGATCGTCGGCGGGCGGCGCGCCGACCGGCTCACCGCGATCGCCGACGCACACCCCGGCATCCACACCGTGCAGATCGACGCCGCGGACGCCGACAGCATCCAGGCAGCCGCCCGCACCGTCCTCGCCGAGCATCCGGCGCTGAACGTGCTCGTCACCATGGCGGGCATCATGCGCGCCGAGGACTGGCGCTCACCCGACGGCTTCCTCGCGACCGCCGAGGAGATCGTGACCACCAACGTCCTCGGGCCGATCCGTCTGATCGCCGCGTTCGTCGAGCACCTCCGCACGCAGCCCGCCGCGACGATCATGACCGTGACGTCCGGGCTCGCGTTCGTCCCGCTCAAGGCGACGCCGACCTACAACGCCAGCAAGGCTGCGATCCATATGCTCAGCGAATCCCTCCGCCTGCAGTTCGCCGGCACGAGCATCTCCGTCGTCGAGCTGGAGCCGCCGGCGGTTCGCACCGCTCTCATGCCCGGGCAGGAGCAGGACGAGTCGGCGATGCCTCTCGACGAGTTCGCCGACGAGGTCATGGCGCTCATCGAGACCGACCCGGAGGCGCCCGAGGTGCAGGTCGAGCGCGTCAAGTTCCTGCGCCACGCCGAGGCGAGGGGGGACTACGCCCGCGTCGTCGCCGCGCTCAACAGCACCGATCGTCACGCCCGCTGA
- a CDS encoding L-lactate dehydrogenase, which translates to MEIIENSKLTVVGAGSVGSSVAYAALIRGSARHVALYDIATEKVEAEVLDLAHGTQFTGSSAIVGGSDISVAAGSHVVVITAGAKQNPGQTRTELAGVNAGIIRRMMPDLLAVAPNAVYVIVTNPCDVLTVIAQQETGLPPERIFASGTVLDTSRLRWKLAERAGVSTASVHAHIIGEHGDTEFPLWSRATIGTVPILEWETPGHPRFTLEELDEIAVEVRDAAYKVIRGKGATNYAIGLSSARIVEAILRDEHAVMPVSTVLRDFHGLDGVALSVPSIVSAAGAEPIRATSFSERELEQLRQSADALTAVAGSLQA; encoded by the coding sequence ATGGAGATCATCGAGAACTCGAAGCTCACGGTCGTGGGTGCGGGGAGCGTCGGCTCCAGCGTCGCGTACGCCGCACTGATCCGCGGCTCCGCCCGTCACGTCGCGCTCTATGACATCGCCACCGAGAAGGTCGAGGCCGAGGTGCTCGACCTCGCCCACGGGACCCAGTTCACCGGGTCGAGCGCGATCGTCGGCGGCAGCGACATCTCGGTCGCGGCCGGCTCGCACGTGGTGGTCATCACCGCCGGGGCCAAGCAGAACCCGGGGCAGACCCGCACCGAGCTGGCCGGGGTGAACGCGGGCATCATCCGGCGCATGATGCCCGACCTGCTCGCCGTCGCACCGAACGCGGTGTACGTCATCGTCACGAACCCGTGCGACGTGCTCACCGTGATCGCTCAGCAGGAGACGGGGCTGCCGCCGGAGCGGATCTTCGCCTCCGGCACGGTGCTCGATACGTCGCGTCTGCGATGGAAGCTCGCCGAGCGGGCGGGAGTGTCGACTGCGAGCGTGCACGCGCACATCATCGGCGAGCACGGGGACACGGAGTTCCCCCTGTGGTCCCGCGCCACGATCGGCACGGTGCCGATCCTGGAGTGGGAGACGCCAGGACACCCGCGGTTCACGCTGGAGGAGCTGGACGAGATCGCGGTGGAGGTGCGCGACGCCGCGTACAAGGTGATCCGCGGCAAGGGGGCGACCAACTACGCGATCGGGCTGTCGAGCGCGCGGATCGTGGAGGCCATCCTCCGCGACGAGCACGCCGTGATGCCGGTGAGCACGGTGCTGCGCGACTTCCACGGCCTGGACGGCGTCGCCCTGTCGGTACCGTCGATCGTGAGCGCCGCCGGGGCCGAGCCGATCCGCGCCACCTCCTTCTCGGAGCGCGAGCTGGAGCAGCTGCGGCAGTCGGCCGATGCTCTCACCGCGGTCGCGGGGTCCCTGCAGGCGTGA